A single window of Actinoallomurus bryophytorum DNA harbors:
- the meaB gene encoding methylmalonyl Co-A mutase-associated GTPase MeaB, protein MATLARKADVDDLVARARKGEPRAVARLITLIENASPQLRQVMAALNPLAGKARIIGLTGAPGVGKSTSTSALVRAFRAQELRVGVLAVDPSSPFTGGALLGDRVRMQDHASDPGVFIRSMASRGHLGGLSWAAPQAIRVLDAAGCDVVLVETVGVGQAEVEIASLADSTIVLVAPGMGDSIQAAKAGILEIADVFVVNKADRDGAQQTVRDLRNMIALAAPEGWRPPIVPTVAVKDEGVADVIGRLDEHLSWMEDSGELGRRRRTRARDEIEAIAVTALRERMGDLHGHQRLDVLAEKVLDGSCDPYAAADELVAGLTE, encoded by the coding sequence GTGGCAACGCTGGCGCGGAAGGCCGACGTCGACGACCTGGTCGCGCGGGCGCGCAAGGGCGAGCCGCGCGCGGTCGCGCGGCTCATCACCCTGATCGAGAACGCCTCGCCGCAGCTCCGCCAGGTCATGGCGGCGCTGAACCCCCTCGCGGGCAAGGCGCGGATCATCGGCCTGACCGGGGCGCCGGGCGTCGGGAAGTCGACGTCCACCAGTGCGCTGGTCCGCGCCTTCCGCGCCCAGGAGCTACGGGTCGGCGTCCTGGCCGTCGACCCGTCCTCGCCGTTCACCGGCGGGGCGCTGCTCGGTGACCGGGTGCGGATGCAGGACCATGCCTCCGACCCGGGCGTCTTCATCCGGTCGATGGCCAGCCGCGGTCACCTCGGCGGGCTGTCCTGGGCGGCTCCGCAGGCCATCCGCGTGCTCGACGCGGCCGGCTGTGACGTGGTGCTGGTCGAGACGGTCGGGGTCGGCCAGGCCGAGGTGGAGATCGCCTCGCTCGCCGACTCCACCATCGTGCTGGTCGCGCCCGGCATGGGCGACTCCATCCAGGCGGCCAAGGCCGGCATCCTGGAGATCGCGGACGTGTTCGTGGTGAACAAGGCCGACCGCGACGGCGCCCAGCAGACCGTACGCGACCTGCGCAACATGATCGCGCTGGCCGCGCCCGAAGGGTGGAGGCCGCCGATCGTGCCGACCGTGGCCGTCAAGGACGAGGGAGTCGCGGACGTCATCGGACGACTCGACGAGCACCTGTCCTGGATGGAGGACTCGGGCGAGCTCGGCCGCCGCCGGCGTACCCGTGCTCGTGACGAGATCGAGGCGATCGCCGTCACGGCGCTGCGCGAGCGCATGGGCGACCTGCACGGGCATCAGCGTCTCGACGTGCTCGCCGAGAAGGTGCTGGACGGCTCGTGCGATCCGTACGCCGCCGCCGACGAGCTCGTAGCGGGACTCACCGAGTAG
- a CDS encoding SAM-dependent methyltransferase, with the protein MEGMFAARTVVRGWARAAQALALLEAVHEAGWLGFLAEPRGLAVLRDFTGLTAGRLEDVLGALAAYDIVERDADVVRLAPAFALLSAGDAPVDLTDMLAHLAMLPRLVRDAVADGPGAPLDEGDALVLAKATAGRVTPVSQEVFRILVDALPEYQVLGEGGRLLDVGCGVGWAMLDLATLFPQGRQVGLELVPEVAAETRRRAEALGVQDRVEVRCQDARTFDEENAFDLSFWAHPFFAESARGGVLKMIFHALKPGGSLLMQELFVPPEPGDEAGARGFALDRLLYRHWGAEFAPSAERLCEEAASAGFERSRIAETGLGRVVVMRRPEVTSA; encoded by the coding sequence ATGGAGGGGATGTTCGCGGCCCGTACCGTGGTCAGGGGATGGGCCCGCGCCGCCCAGGCACTGGCACTTCTGGAGGCCGTGCACGAGGCCGGCTGGCTCGGCTTTCTGGCCGAACCCCGCGGACTCGCGGTGTTGCGGGACTTCACCGGGCTGACGGCCGGGAGGCTGGAGGACGTGCTCGGGGCGCTGGCGGCATACGACATCGTGGAGCGCGACGCCGACGTGGTGCGGTTGGCCCCGGCCTTCGCGCTGCTGTCCGCCGGCGACGCGCCGGTCGACCTCACGGACATGCTCGCCCACCTCGCGATGCTGCCCCGGCTGGTGCGGGACGCGGTCGCGGACGGCCCCGGTGCCCCGCTGGACGAGGGCGACGCGCTCGTCCTCGCCAAGGCGACGGCCGGACGCGTCACGCCCGTCTCCCAGGAAGTGTTCCGGATACTCGTCGACGCTCTCCCCGAGTACCAGGTGCTGGGCGAGGGCGGCCGGCTGCTGGACGTCGGATGCGGAGTCGGCTGGGCGATGCTCGATCTCGCCACGCTCTTTCCCCAGGGGCGGCAGGTGGGACTCGAGCTGGTCCCGGAGGTCGCCGCGGAGACGAGAAGGCGGGCGGAGGCGCTCGGTGTCCAGGACCGGGTGGAGGTACGGTGCCAGGACGCTCGGACCTTCGACGAGGAAAACGCCTTCGACCTGTCGTTCTGGGCTCACCCCTTCTTCGCCGAGTCCGCCCGTGGCGGCGTCCTGAAAATGATCTTTCATGCGCTGAAGCCGGGTGGTTCGCTCCTGATGCAGGAGCTCTTCGTGCCCCCGGAGCCGGGCGATGAGGCGGGGGCGCGCGGCTTCGCCCTCGATCGGCTGCTGTACCGCCACTGGGGCGCCGAATTCGCCCCTTCGGCGGAGCGGCTCTGCGAAGAGGCCGCCTCGGCCGGATTCGAGCGGAGCCGGATCGCCGAGACAGGTCTGGGACGCGTCGTCGTCATGCGCCGGCCCGAGGTCACATCCGCCTGA
- a CDS encoding bifunctional lysylphosphatidylglycerol flippase/synthetase MprF, translating into MSIAAETFTLSRDPVARPTWPFALPVGLAAVAVAIPALAPGLGDRPAHLLVGDLFPGGQELLLALILLAAARGLLLRRRVAYYVVLSLTVLSMLDAVGTRDLGRALILVPATVALVRYRREFSTVPSRVRAAVRTGLITYGVAIGYGLAVMIAERNHITPGVTAGDAGREILSGLSASGTGPLHFDGSPDRWFEASLGILGGGGLLAMLMALLSPAPAPPVGSDEERAEVARLVDADESDTLAPFLLRGDKSYVFSPDRRAVIGYRVLFGVAAAGGDPAGDPRSYPDAVAEFAALARRSGWRMAVLAARADLMDLWAPYGMHSVGIGDEVLLATGEFGLGGRSMRNVRQAVRRTHNAGVTTEVVQEGALNEPDRAELRTLATDAMGGTEERGFSMNMDGLLTGRHTFPVVVVARDADGTAAGFQRYLPSASGRRLSLDAMRRAPGSANGLNERMIADVMEYAAAHRIDEVSLNFAAFRELFETEDRGALEQGSYHLIHLLDRFIKVESLYLFNRKFKPRYVPRRVMFPSWASILPIALALLMLEFGHWHPGSEARRQAEPVPEESYATLPIYPGW; encoded by the coding sequence GTGTCGATCGCAGCAGAGACGTTTACGCTTTCGCGCGACCCGGTGGCGCGGCCGACCTGGCCGTTCGCGCTACCGGTCGGGCTCGCGGCGGTGGCCGTCGCCATCCCCGCACTCGCCCCCGGCCTGGGTGACCGGCCGGCTCACCTGCTCGTCGGCGACCTGTTCCCCGGCGGGCAGGAGCTGTTGCTGGCACTGATACTGCTGGCCGCCGCGCGCGGCCTCCTGCTCCGCCGCCGCGTGGCCTACTACGTCGTCCTCTCCCTCACCGTGCTGTCGATGCTCGACGCGGTGGGCACGCGCGACCTCGGCCGGGCGCTGATCCTGGTCCCGGCCACGGTCGCCCTCGTGCGATACCGCCGTGAGTTCTCCACGGTCCCGAGCCGGGTCCGCGCCGCCGTACGCACCGGTCTGATCACCTACGGAGTGGCGATCGGGTACGGCCTCGCGGTCATGATCGCCGAGCGCAACCACATCACGCCGGGCGTCACCGCGGGTGATGCCGGCCGGGAGATCCTGTCCGGGCTCAGCGCATCGGGGACCGGACCACTGCACTTCGACGGCTCGCCCGACCGCTGGTTCGAGGCCAGCCTCGGCATCCTGGGTGGCGGCGGTCTGCTCGCGATGCTCATGGCGCTGCTCTCACCGGCGCCCGCGCCCCCGGTCGGCAGCGACGAAGAACGCGCCGAGGTCGCGCGTCTGGTCGACGCCGACGAGTCGGACACACTGGCTCCGTTCCTGCTGCGCGGTGACAAGTCCTACGTCTTCAGCCCCGATCGCCGCGCCGTGATCGGCTACCGCGTCCTGTTCGGCGTCGCGGCCGCGGGCGGCGACCCGGCGGGCGACCCGCGCTCCTACCCCGACGCCGTGGCCGAGTTCGCGGCGCTTGCCCGCCGGTCCGGCTGGCGGATGGCCGTGCTCGCCGCACGCGCCGACCTCATGGACCTGTGGGCCCCGTACGGGATGCACTCGGTCGGGATCGGCGACGAGGTGCTGCTGGCCACCGGTGAGTTCGGCCTCGGCGGCCGCAGCATGCGCAACGTGCGCCAGGCGGTACGCCGCACGCACAACGCCGGCGTGACGACCGAGGTCGTCCAGGAGGGTGCGCTGAACGAGCCGGACCGCGCCGAACTGCGGACGCTGGCCACCGACGCGATGGGCGGCACCGAGGAGCGCGGCTTCTCGATGAACATGGACGGGCTGCTGACCGGACGCCACACGTTCCCGGTCGTCGTGGTCGCGCGCGACGCGGACGGTACCGCGGCGGGCTTCCAGCGCTACCTGCCCAGCGCCTCCGGACGGCGCCTGTCACTCGACGCGATGCGCCGCGCGCCGGGATCGGCCAACGGCCTCAACGAACGCATGATCGCCGATGTCATGGAGTACGCCGCCGCGCACCGGATCGACGAGGTGTCGCTCAACTTCGCGGCCTTCCGCGAGCTGTTCGAGACCGAGGACCGCGGAGCGCTGGAGCAGGGGAGCTACCACCTGATCCATCTGCTCGACCGGTTCATCAAGGTCGAGTCGCTGTACCTGTTCAACCGCAAGTTCAAGCCGCGTTACGTGCCGCGCCGCGTGATGTTCCCTTCGTGGGCGAGCATCCTGCCGATCGCGCTGGCACTGCTGATGCTGGAGTTCGGGCACTGGCACCCGGGCTCGGAGGCCCGCCGTCAGGCCGAGCCGGTGCCCGAGGAGTCCTACGCGACGCTGCCGATCTATCCGGGCTGGTAA
- a CDS encoding DUF4230 domain-containing protein translates to MSHSEASEDSRISERPRRPILRAIAVVVVMIALVYAGLEAAHRLPHWLNPFGETTKDRSAPVVLNSIQNLSRYEAATGNYQVVVDLEKDAKFLPGQLRGERTLFVGNGNVDAYVDFSHIGNGALTVDKAHNTVTVRMPHAQLEKTNLDPKHSYVFARQRGLFDRFGDFFSSNPNQQQQLYVLASQKIQDAANSSGLTQRADANTKLMLTNMLKALGFKTVTVTFATSP, encoded by the coding sequence ATGTCGCACTCGGAAGCATCCGAGGATTCACGCATATCCGAGCGGCCGCGCCGGCCCATCCTGCGCGCGATCGCCGTCGTCGTCGTCATGATCGCTCTGGTCTACGCGGGGCTGGAGGCGGCGCACAGGCTGCCGCACTGGCTCAACCCGTTCGGCGAGACGACCAAGGACCGCAGCGCGCCCGTCGTGCTGAACTCCATCCAGAATCTCTCGCGGTACGAGGCGGCGACCGGCAACTACCAGGTCGTGGTCGACCTCGAGAAGGACGCGAAGTTCCTGCCCGGCCAGCTACGCGGCGAGCGAACCCTGTTCGTCGGCAACGGCAACGTCGACGCCTACGTCGACTTCTCCCACATCGGCAACGGCGCCCTCACGGTCGACAAGGCGCACAACACGGTGACGGTGCGCATGCCCCACGCGCAGCTGGAGAAGACCAACCTCGACCCGAAGCACAGCTACGTGTTCGCGCGCCAGCGCGGGCTGTTCGACCGCTTCGGTGACTTCTTCAGCTCGAACCCCAACCAGCAACAGCAGCTCTACGTCCTCGCGTCGCAGAAAATCCAGGACGCGGCGAACTCCAGCGGTCTCACTCAGCGTGCCGACGCGAACACGAAGCTGATGCTCACGAACATGTTGAAGGCATTGGGCTTCAAAACAGTTACCGTGACCTTTGCCACATCTCCCTGA
- a CDS encoding DUF2127 domain-containing protein produces the protein MDWSMLTCARKGHITYAPDEAALRDRLHVETPAGEAWRCLRCGTYVHGEPHGHGPAEQAPLVPRGRELRDAFIIRFFALERVIRGLVIAAAAYGVWRFSAHRGSIEKIFEKDIPLLKPLARQVGWDLDNSHIVESIRHVFSVKSTTLTWFAIGLLAYALIELIEAVGLWLQKRWGEYFAVVATSFGLPLEIYELTERITAFRIGALVINLGLVVYLLVSKRLFGIRGGKEAYEAHRRGESLIEVERAAVSPHTESAG, from the coding sequence GTGGACTGGAGCATGCTGACATGCGCCCGTAAGGGGCACATCACCTACGCGCCGGACGAGGCCGCCCTGCGCGACCGGCTGCACGTCGAGACGCCGGCCGGTGAGGCCTGGCGCTGCCTGCGCTGCGGCACCTATGTCCACGGTGAGCCGCACGGGCACGGACCGGCCGAGCAGGCGCCGCTCGTCCCGCGCGGGCGTGAGCTGCGCGACGCGTTCATCATCCGGTTCTTCGCGCTCGAACGCGTGATCCGCGGCCTGGTGATCGCGGCGGCCGCGTACGGCGTGTGGCGGTTCTCCGCCCACCGGGGCTCCATCGAAAAAATCTTCGAAAAGGACATCCCGCTGCTGAAGCCGCTGGCCCGCCAGGTCGGCTGGGATCTCGACAACTCCCACATCGTGGAGAGCATCCGGCACGTCTTCAGCGTCAAGTCCACCACCCTGACCTGGTTCGCGATCGGGCTGCTCGCGTACGCCCTCATCGAGCTGATCGAGGCCGTCGGACTGTGGCTGCAAAAGCGGTGGGGCGAGTACTTCGCCGTGGTCGCCACCTCCTTCGGCCTGCCGCTGGAGATCTACGAGCTGACCGAGAGGATCACCGCCTTCCGCATAGGAGCCCTGGTGATCAACCTCGGCCTCGTGGTGTACCTCCTGGTGTCCAAGCGGCTGTTCGGGATCCGCGGCGGGAAGGAGGCGTACGAGGCCCACCGGCGTGGTGAGTCGCTGATCGAAGTCGAACGCGCCGCCGTCTCTCCGCACACCGAGTCCGCTGGGTGA
- a CDS encoding ATP-binding cassette domain-containing protein, whose amino-acid sequence MIADFSTIVARNMGIRHRGRWILRPTTFGITSGVVGLAGPPCSGRSALLETLATLRRPSVGELELLGHDVTGAAGQRAVRARLGFLPDRFGWAAGVTAREFVAYAAYFKATPNHAVDAILERFELSDAAELEMDMLPADLRLRTGLAATCVHQPDLVFLDEPLHSIPDSERDELIGLLRGLAPTVVVTAPDAAELTGWCDRVFTIVRARLIESLEVSRSWSQVPAGV is encoded by the coding sequence ATGATCGCGGATTTTTCCACGATCGTGGCACGGAACATGGGTATCCGCCACAGGGGGCGGTGGATCCTGCGTCCCACCACGTTCGGCATCACCTCAGGGGTCGTCGGCCTGGCCGGTCCGCCCTGTTCGGGCAGGTCTGCCCTGCTGGAGACCCTTGCGACCCTGCGCCGGCCCAGCGTGGGCGAGCTCGAACTGCTCGGGCACGACGTGACCGGCGCGGCCGGCCAGCGCGCCGTACGCGCCCGGCTGGGGTTTCTGCCTGATCGGTTCGGCTGGGCCGCCGGAGTGACGGCCCGCGAGTTCGTCGCCTACGCCGCCTATTTCAAAGCCACGCCGAACCACGCGGTCGATGCGATTTTGGAACGATTTGAATTGTCCGATGCCGCGGAATTGGAGATGGATATGCTCCCCGCGGATCTGCGGCTGCGCACGGGGCTGGCGGCCACTTGTGTCCATCAGCCGGATCTGGTTTTCCTGGACGAACCACTGCACTCCATCCCCGACTCCGAACGCGACGAACTCATCGGCCTGTTGCGCGGGCTCGCCCCGACCGTGGTCGTGACGGCGCCGGACGCCGCGGAGCTGACGGGATGGTGCGACCGCGTGTTCACCATCGTCCGTGCGCGCCTCATCGAGTCACTGGAGGTCTCTCGATCGTGGTCCCAGGTGCCGGCCGGTGTCTGA
- a CDS encoding MarR family transcriptional regulator yields MAKPLNLAFDPIARAGDLWERRWGHSPAMLAVTSIMRAQAILIAELDALLRPYELTFARYEALVLLTFSSSGALPLSKIGERLMVHPTSVTNTIDRLERQGYVSRRPNPRDGRGVLAEITDSGRDTVERATRDLMAADFGLGTYGAGDQGKIFDVLRSLRVDAGDFQD; encoded by the coding sequence GTGGCCAAGCCGCTCAACCTCGCCTTCGATCCGATCGCCCGCGCCGGGGACCTCTGGGAACGCCGCTGGGGGCACTCACCCGCGATGCTCGCGGTGACATCGATCATGCGAGCCCAGGCGATCCTCATCGCCGAGCTCGACGCCCTGCTGAGACCGTACGAACTCACCTTCGCCCGCTACGAGGCGCTCGTGCTGCTGACGTTCAGCAGCTCCGGCGCGCTGCCGCTGTCCAAGATCGGCGAGCGGCTGATGGTGCACCCGACCAGCGTGACCAACACGATCGACCGGCTGGAGCGGCAGGGCTACGTCTCCCGGCGCCCCAACCCGCGCGACGGCCGCGGCGTGCTGGCGGAGATCACCGACAGCGGCCGGGACACCGTGGAGCGTGCCACACGCGACCTCATGGCCGCGGACTTCGGCCTCGGCACGTACGGCGCCGGTGACCAGGGAAAGATCTTCGATGTCCTGCGCTCGCTCCGCGTCGACGCGGGCGACTTCCAGGACTGA
- a CDS encoding acyl-CoA mutase large subunit family protein, with protein MDMQDIEEGRRRWQERFDASRKREADFTTLSGTEVEPVYGPPAADPRFERIGWPGEFPYTRGLYATGYRGRSWTIRQFAGFGNARQTNERYKMILAAGGGGLSVAFDMPTLMGRDSDEPKSLGEVGHCGVAIDSAADMDVLFDGIPLGDTTTSMTISGPAVPIFCMYLVAAERQGTDIRGLDGTLQTDIFKEYIAQKEWLFGPEPHLRLIGDLMEYCAAEIPAYKPLSVSGYHIREAGSTAAQELAFTLADGFGYVELGLSRGLDVNEFAPGLSFFFDSHLDFFEEIAKFRAARRIWARWLRDVYGATSDRAQWLRFHTQTAGVSLTAQQPDNNVVRTAVEALAAVLGGTNSLHTNALDEVLALPSQKAAEIALRTQQVIMEETGVVNVVDPLGGSWYVEELTDRIEAEAEKIFARIKDMSPDGTMTGGILRGIEDGWFMAEIADAAFTYQKQLEKGEKKIVGVNVHTQSIEEPLEILRVSHEVEREQNRVLAGRRAERDQATVDAALARMTEVARTDGNLIPAMLDAARAEATLGEICGALREEWGSYSEPARF; from the coding sequence ATGGACATGCAGGACATCGAGGAGGGTCGCCGTCGCTGGCAGGAGCGCTTCGACGCTTCGCGCAAGCGGGAGGCCGACTTCACGACGCTGTCGGGCACGGAGGTCGAGCCGGTGTACGGACCGCCGGCCGCCGACCCCAGGTTCGAGCGCATCGGCTGGCCGGGGGAGTTCCCCTACACCCGTGGCCTGTACGCGACCGGCTACCGCGGGCGGTCCTGGACCATCCGCCAGTTCGCCGGGTTCGGCAACGCGCGGCAGACCAACGAGCGCTACAAGATGATCCTCGCCGCCGGCGGCGGCGGGCTGTCGGTCGCCTTCGACATGCCGACGCTGATGGGCCGCGACTCCGACGAGCCGAAGTCACTGGGCGAGGTCGGACACTGCGGCGTCGCGATCGACTCGGCCGCCGACATGGACGTGCTGTTCGACGGCATTCCGCTCGGCGACACCACGACGTCGATGACGATCTCGGGCCCGGCCGTGCCGATCTTCTGCATGTACCTCGTCGCGGCCGAGCGGCAGGGCACCGACATCCGCGGTCTGGACGGCACGCTGCAGACCGACATCTTCAAGGAGTACATCGCGCAGAAGGAGTGGCTGTTCGGGCCCGAGCCGCATCTGCGCCTCATCGGCGACCTGATGGAGTACTGCGCGGCCGAGATCCCGGCGTACAAGCCGCTCAGCGTGTCCGGCTACCACATCCGTGAGGCGGGCTCGACGGCCGCGCAGGAGCTCGCCTTCACGCTGGCCGACGGGTTCGGCTACGTCGAGCTCGGCCTGTCACGGGGACTCGACGTCAACGAGTTCGCGCCGGGCCTGTCGTTCTTCTTCGACTCCCACCTCGACTTCTTCGAGGAGATCGCCAAGTTCCGTGCCGCCCGCCGGATCTGGGCCCGCTGGCTGCGCGACGTCTACGGCGCGACGTCGGACAGGGCCCAGTGGCTGCGCTTCCACACGCAGACCGCCGGGGTGTCGCTGACCGCGCAGCAGCCCGACAACAACGTCGTGCGCACCGCCGTGGAGGCGCTCGCCGCGGTCCTCGGCGGCACCAACTCCCTGCACACCAACGCACTGGACGAGGTGCTGGCGCTGCCGAGCCAGAAGGCCGCCGAGATCGCCCTGCGCACCCAGCAGGTGATCATGGAGGAGACCGGCGTGGTGAACGTCGTCGACCCCCTGGGCGGTTCCTGGTACGTCGAGGAGCTCACCGACCGCATCGAGGCCGAGGCCGAGAAGATCTTCGCGCGGATCAAGGACATGAGCCCGGACGGCACGATGACCGGCGGCATCCTGCGCGGCATCGAGGACGGCTGGTTCATGGCCGAGATCGCCGACGCCGCCTTCACGTACCAGAAGCAGCTCGAGAAGGGCGAGAAGAAGATCGTCGGGGTCAACGTCCACACGCAGAGCATCGAGGAGCCGCTGGAGATCCTGCGGGTCAGCCACGAGGTCGAGCGCGAGCAGAACCGCGTGCTCGCGGGCCGCCGTGCCGAGCGCGACCAGGCCACCGTCGACGCGGCGCTGGCCCGCATGACGGAGGTGGCCCGCACCGACGGCAACCTCATCCCCGCCATGCTCGACGCCGCACGCGCCGAGGCGACGCTGGGCGAGATCTGCGGCGCGCTCCGCGAGGAGTGGGGAAGCTACTCCGAGCCCGCCCGCTTCTGA
- a CDS encoding tetratricopeptide repeat protein, translating into MTSPDFSLHGAIDLGARQAAAKRAQERPAATGGSSSVIDVTDATFNAEVIDRSRDVPVLVDFWADWCQPCKQLGPILEKLANEAAGRWLLAKVDIDANPGLGQQLSRMGVQGIPFVAAVVAGQMLPVLNGAAPEPQVRQVLDQLFDALREQGLMPEGADAAETGDGEAPQPAGDPVQDEAEAALQRGDLDAAAAAFGKILETKPNDGFAKSGLALVELQRRVEAYDPQQARKDAADRPADAAAQISVADLDLVEGRVDEAFDRLIGAVRRTSGDERESVRKHLLALFEVLPPDDPRVGKARRRLASALF; encoded by the coding sequence ATGACGTCACCGGACTTCTCGTTGCACGGCGCCATCGATCTGGGCGCCCGGCAGGCCGCGGCGAAGCGGGCGCAGGAGCGTCCCGCAGCCACGGGCGGTTCTTCTTCCGTCATCGACGTGACGGACGCCACGTTCAACGCCGAGGTCATCGACCGGTCGCGCGACGTCCCGGTGCTCGTCGACTTCTGGGCCGACTGGTGCCAGCCGTGCAAGCAACTCGGCCCGATCCTGGAGAAGCTCGCGAACGAGGCGGCCGGCCGCTGGCTGCTCGCCAAGGTCGACATCGACGCGAACCCCGGTCTGGGCCAGCAGCTCAGCCGCATGGGCGTGCAGGGCATCCCGTTCGTCGCCGCCGTCGTGGCCGGCCAGATGCTGCCCGTGCTCAACGGCGCCGCGCCGGAGCCGCAGGTACGCCAGGTGCTGGACCAGCTCTTCGACGCCCTGCGCGAGCAGGGCCTGATGCCCGAGGGCGCCGACGCGGCCGAGACGGGTGACGGCGAGGCGCCGCAGCCGGCCGGCGACCCCGTACAGGACGAGGCGGAGGCCGCCCTGCAGCGGGGCGATCTCGACGCGGCCGCGGCCGCGTTCGGGAAGATCCTCGAGACGAAGCCGAACGACGGGTTCGCCAAGAGCGGTCTGGCCCTCGTCGAGCTGCAGCGCAGGGTCGAGGCGTACGACCCGCAGCAGGCACGCAAGGACGCCGCCGACCGGCCCGCCGACGCGGCCGCGCAGATCAGCGTCGCCGATCTCGACCTCGTCGAGGGACGGGTGGACGAGGCGTTCGACCGGCTCATCGGCGCGGTGCGGCGCACCTCCGGGGACGAGCGCGAGTCGGTGCGCAAGCACCTCCTGGCGCTGTTCGAGGTGCTTCCGCCGGACGACCCCCGCGTGGGAAAGGCGCGCCGCAGACTCGCGTCCGCGCTGTTCTGA
- a CDS encoding AAA family ATPase — protein MAGVVTVSATFGAGGSVIGPAVAERLGTPFVDRAIPYTVAADIGCTLEEALAHDDRTEHGLGRILSNAARLPNITLGGVDSYLAPRHFVPDEEFLVRTEKVIKEIAEHGGGVILGRASQLVLAGHPAALHVRLDGPRKRRLANAAESMDLSAEDAERLLEDNDRARTAYVKHFYRADPADPALYDLVIDSTRLAAAACADIIVTAALAIP, from the coding sequence ATGGCCGGAGTCGTGACGGTCTCCGCGACGTTCGGCGCGGGGGGCAGTGTCATCGGCCCCGCCGTCGCCGAGCGTCTCGGCACGCCCTTCGTCGACCGTGCGATCCCCTACACGGTCGCGGCCGACATCGGGTGCACGCTGGAGGAGGCGCTCGCCCATGACGACCGGACCGAGCACGGCCTCGGCCGCATCCTGTCCAACGCCGCGCGGCTCCCGAACATCACCCTCGGCGGCGTGGACTCCTATCTGGCCCCACGGCATTTCGTGCCGGACGAGGAGTTCCTCGTCCGCACGGAGAAGGTGATCAAGGAGATCGCCGAGCACGGCGGCGGCGTCATCCTCGGCCGGGCCTCACAGCTGGTCCTCGCGGGCCATCCGGCCGCCCTGCACGTACGCCTCGACGGCCCGAGGAAGCGGCGTCTGGCGAACGCGGCCGAGTCCATGGATCTGTCCGCCGAGGACGCCGAGCGGCTCCTCGAGGACAACGATCGGGCCCGCACGGCCTACGTGAAGCACTTTTATCGCGCCGACCCAGCCGACCCGGCGCTCTATGATCTGGTCATCGACAGTACGCGGCTGGCGGCGGCGGCCTGTGCCGACATCATCGTGACGGCCGCGCTCGCCATCCCCTAG